Sequence from the Candidatus Edwardsbacteria bacterium RifOxyA12_full_54_48 genome:
CGGCCTTCTGGATGGTGATGGGACTGGCCCTGGTCTCGGTGGTGGCCTTCATGCTGTTCTGGCGCTTCAAGAAGTGGTAGCCGTGCCCCTGATCAAAAGCATCCGGGACGGCCTGAATAAGACCCGGATGGGCATCTGGCAGAAAACGGTCGGCGTTATCACCGGAAAAAGATCGCTGTCACCTCAGGAACTGTCGGAACTGGAAGAGCTTCTTATCCTTTCTGATGTCGGGGTGGAGGCCGGGGAAAGGCTGATCAACGCTGTCAGGAACGGCCAGAGCGACCAAACGGCCATGGAACGGCTGAAGGGCGAGATGCTGGGGATCCTGTCCCTAAATTCAAATTTCAAATTTCAAATTTCAAAATACGAAAATAAACCCCAGGTATGGTTGATCATAGGGGTCAACGGGTCGGGCAAGACCACCTCCATCGCCAAATTGGCGCATTACCTGAAAGAACAGGACCGGCGGGTGATGCTGGCCGCCGGGGATACCTACCGGGCGGCCGCCATCGAGCAGCTTAAAAAATGGGCCGACCGGCTGGGGGTCGAGTTCATCGGCAGTAAAACCGGGGCCGACCCGGCCAGCGTAGCCTACGATGCGGTGGAATCGGCCGCGGCCAGAAAGGTCAGCCATCTTTTGATAGATACCGCCGGCAGATTGCATACCCAAAAGCATCTGCGGGACGAGCTGGGCAAGATATACTCCACCATAGGCAAAAAGCTGCCGGGGGCCCCGCATCTGACCCTGTTGGTACTGGATGCCACCACCGGACAGAATGCCGTCAGCCAGGCCAAGCTGTTCTCGCAGGCTGCCAAGATCGATGGTATAATACTCACCAAATTAGACGGCACCGCCAAGGGCGGCATAGTGCTGGCCATTGCCATGGAGCTGAAGATCCCGGTTTTTTTCACCGGAGTGGGGGAGGGTCTGGATGACCTGCTGGCTTTCGAACCGGCTGCTTTTGTGGATAGCCTGCTGGAGGGATAGCCGGGTTTTAAAGCATTTGAATATTGACATTATCTTGATAATGGGATATATTTACCATACCTTCGGGGCGGGGTGAGATTCCCCGATCGGCGGTAGGTCCGCAAAATAAGCCTGGCGGACAAAGCCCGCAAATCCATCATGGATCGACCCGGTGAAATACCGGGGCCGACGGTCCCTCCACAATACCCATAATTAACTGCTCTTTCAGTGGTTGAGCGGAGGGGAAAGTCCGGATGAAAGAAGGTTTAACGGGGCCTGAATGCAAGCAGCGTTCTTGCGTAAGGGCTGTCTGTTTTGATTTCCCCGAAGGAGTCTTTTAGGCTTATTCGGGGTTTTTATTTGTCAATGCGTGAGCCAGATGGAAGAACATAAGCGATACATGATGATGGCCCTGGAGCTGGCGGCTAAGGCCAAAGGCCGGACCTGGCCCAATCCCATGGTGGGGGCGGTCATCGTAAAAGGGCATCAAGTCGTAGGGCAGGGGTATCACCAAAAGGCCGGACTGGTGCATGCAGAGATTGAGGCCCTGGCCCAGGCCGGGGATCAGGCCGGGGGGGCCATCCTGTATGTCAACCTGGAGCCCTGCTGCCACAGCGGAAAAAGGACCCCGCCCTGCACCCAGGCCATCATTGGGGCCGGCATCAAAACCGTAGTGTACGGGATGGATGATCCCAACCCCAATGTCAATGGAAAGGGAGCCGAAGAACTCAAAAAAGCCGGAATCGAAACGATAGGAAAAGTGATGGAAAAAGAAGCCCAAGGGTTGAACGAAGTTTACCGGAAATACATGATCACCGGGTATCCCTTTACGGTTCTTAAGATGGCTTTAAGCCTGGACGGCAGGATCGCTATCCATAATGGGGAATCGCGTGGGCTGTCGTCGAAGGAATCCCTTGAACTGGTGCATAAACTGCGGC
This genomic interval carries:
- a CDS encoding signal recognition particle-docking protein FtsY; translation: MGIWQKTVGVITGKRSLSPQELSELEELLILSDVGVEAGERLINAVRNGQSDQTAMERLKGEMLGILSLNSNFKFQISKYENKPQVWLIIGVNGSGKTTSIAKLAHYLKEQDRRVMLAAGDTYRAAAIEQLKKWADRLGVEFIGSKTGADPASVAYDAVESAAARKVSHLLIDTAGRLHTQKHLRDELGKIYSTIGKKLPGAPHLTLLVLDATTGQNAVSQAKLFSQAAKIDGIILTKLDGTAKGGIVLAIAMELKIPVFFTGVGEGLDDLLAFEPAAFVDSLLEG
- a CDS encoding riboflavin biosynthesis protein RibD, translating into MEEHKRYMMMALELAAKAKGRTWPNPMVGAVIVKGHQVVGQGYHQKAGLVHAEIEALAQAGDQAGGAILYVNLEPCCHSGKRTPPCTQAIIGAGIKTVVYGMDDPNPNVNGKGAEELKKAGIETIGKVMEKEAQGLNEVYRKYMITGYPFTVLKMALSLDGRIAIHNGESRGLSSKESLELVHKLRLESEAIMVGSGTVIKDDPDLTVRLVDNPDNKQPTRFVVDSTLKSPTNSKVFDQSIAKTVMITTDQADPSRKAELEKKEIEIWTIRALPDGMVDIKELLRQMGLHEYCNLLVEGGSGLATSFLKAGLVDKLSLLYTPTIIGGDGVPPFGQLGLKNIAEAFKLRDLKARPVGDDILVEAYPARD